The sequence below is a genomic window from Lycium ferocissimum isolate CSIRO_LF1 chromosome 9, AGI_CSIRO_Lferr_CH_V1, whole genome shotgun sequence.
AGCTCAAAAGCTTACATACCATGTGAACTTGAGTTGTATGCTTTATAAAGCTCTTAACTTTCTTCTCCTATTCAGATGTGAGATTCGTCTAAAATGTCATGTGTACCTCATATTCAGAAGTCTATCAGTCCTGCTTGAACCGTCCTCATCAACCAACCCTCTGTCAGGGGCATCACCAATCTTAAAAGAAGTATCCATATGCATTATTGTTTATTCAATCAATTTATTATCCGATAGATGGACTTTACAAACCAATAAAGGTGAAACACTCCTTAACTTTTGAGGGGTCAATTGTCGCTTAAGGTCCATTAAAGATGAAAACGCtctttttcaagatttttttatattaagaaCTCGGATTCAAGATCTCTGATTAAAGGTGGAGGAATCTTATCCGTTCATCACAGCCTTGGGTGACTTTCTTTCTAACAGTGTTAAATGAAGAAATTTTAATGTTAAATATGTTGGGGTGGAAGTAATATAATAGGGAAATGTGGGTTCaatcgcccccccccccccgggccgCACCACCAACCCAACCCTcccgaaaaaaaataaaaaatagtgagAGAATAAATTCGTACACAAGCAAGCAATATCATGGGATTAAAGAAACTCACACTCTCTTTTTTTCTGACAATATATATCTGCAACGTCTAACGCTGGAATATTGAAGGCAAAGGGATCGACAGTAATTAATTAGAGAAAAATGTGGTGGCTATACAATTATATTCAATCTCAGAGTTTTAAATTTATGTGACTGACAGTGACAGCTTCCTTAACAAATGCATACAAGTAGCttccatatttccttatttataTCGGGCTGAATATATACAGGGAGTCCAGGACACCTCAACTGGCAAAAGTTTTCATTTAGACACCTAAATTAGAGATGATACCTATTAAATACCGAACTTGACTTAATTATATCTATTAAACACAATTTGTACATTCTCATAATCAACTTAAGTGTATTTTGCCAACCGCTTCCAACGTAGAAAAATAAACGAATGggaattttaattattttagaaaagaaaacctCTCATTAAAAGTTCTCtcctttttattaattcttataTTTTATACCAAATTGTGCTGTTTTTTAACTGTTAATTTGAGTGCTAGCTCCCAAGTCCACTCCTCATAAGAGCGCATTTTAGACCTTAGCGTAAGACGTTGAACTTTTTTGTATTACTAATTAAGAGTAGCTGATAAACCCAAATTATTATTAAGAGCTCGTTTGAGTTAGCTAATTGAaagtaaataataaatattaagtGATGAAGATATTTTAGGTGATGAAGTTGaatttataaataagcagttatgTATTTGGATAGAAATGTTTGAAATTGATAATAAGTAATCAGTTTGTTTAGTATAACCATATAGACAAACACTCtttccattaaaataattaaaatgtcCTTAAAACTATTTAcagaaattataaattaaaattatttttacatcaAAAAAGACAAATGACGAATAACGAAAATAAAATGGAGAGAATTAGCAATTCTGATTTGGAGAGGATGTTTTGAGGATTATAAACGATATTcagataaaatcataaaaaacaattattaaaccaaaagtatttataagttgggGTGATCAGATTCTCAAGCCTTAACAAATGAAAGCAATTACAGATCCAAACACGGCTTTAGAGAAGCAAATGAAGCTGCTGATTTGCTAGGCAATTGGGGGTCTTTATTAAACGAAGACTTCTCCTTTCTTCATAAATGCTACTTACTGCTTTATCACTAACCACTTTCGGGATTAGAACTAGAGGGAATAATTTTGAAGTAGATTTTTTTGATACAGGGTATATACACTAACCTTTGTTTTCTGTTTATTACCTCTTACATCTACTATAGGATTGCAATGTTGTAATTGTGACAAGTTATGCACAGGAATTAGTTATGCAGATATTAATTATACAAGAATTGTGATGCAAGGATTATTTTTTGTTAGGTGTTTTGTTTTGTGACATTAAATTGGTGTATGGAATATAatttgtttggttttaaattgcataaaaCTTTCTTCACAATTATGCCCTGGGCATTCGTAATAACATtgcgctctctctctctctctctatctgaAGTTCTTCTAATCCAAAGCATTGAATAAGTGAAAATTTCGTTGGATGCTCAAAAGTAATGAAATCATCTACCATGGCCGGCTGAAATTGACTCAAGAAAAATTGCCTATTCTACAACAGGAACAAAAGCTTTTCTTGTGATGCTTGTTCGCTGATGTAAGCTATAATTTGATGGTTTTTGGTCAGAGGAAAATGACGAGTTCAAGAACTGATTGTTAGTTCTTCATTTTATCTCAGATAGTGGAATATATTTGAAGGGTTAGAGAAGAAGAATAATGGGCAAAGAAGAATAATGGGCATTATTGTCCTTTCAAGTATTTTATACATGTATAACTAGTATGGTTTTGTTATTCCACTCTAAACTAGGGACAAAGTTATACTGGAATTGTGGTATAAATCAATACATTTTAACTAATACggagttgaaaaaaattatcaaacatGAGATAAAATTATACCAgattttatatatagattattttTCTTAGACCTTATACCAGACGATGTAAATGCCCTACTCAAACAGTCAAGCTATTTACCAGGATAGGATAGAAGTGTTGTGCTAATCCCATATGCTAGAAAAAATCATGTCAAGTAAggtggaaaagggccaaaaaaaaaaaattggggtcaTTTCAGTAATTTAGAAGTATATCCTGGTAGTCATATCTGTCACAGATGGAAAAAAACTACTACTGCAGACCTCAAGCAGACAAATCCATAAAGGCAATGATGAGAGAGAACAAAACAATGGAATTCTTTaaggtttcttttcttttttttattttgaaaaaaaaaaaaatcagaagcAGCACAAAGAGAGACAAGGCACCAAAGAAGTCTTAGTATCACCAGCACTTTGCTTTGGTATTTTCACTATGACCAAAAGGTTCTTGTACCACAAGCAATGCACATAAGCATATTCAATTGAGAGAATTTCCATATTcctacaagaaaaaaaaagtaacaaaaaCCCAAAAGAATACAGAGACTCTGATGAGTGATGATAACATATAGAATTCATCCTTCTCTTCTACTATACTCTACTCCTACCCCTACACTAGTTGGTCCCTCCCCCCCCAACTAATTTTTCAGATTGCTtgtgaaagtttcaaagcaatgTATGTTACAAGTTAACAACTACTAAACTACTACCCCAAAACAAGAGAAGCTACAATGGGACTAAACTAGATCAttactttttataaaaaataagcaaACTCCATTTAACAAAAACTACTAAAAGACATGAAAAAGATTGAAAATTTACTAAAGGGCAAATTTTTTAACCTCTCATGCAACTTCCTGTTCTTGTTGAAATTCCACTGCTGAAAAATCTGGTTGGCTAAAATCATTGTCTTCAAGTGGTGCTGGCATGTTAAGATCTATGAACCCATTTGGTAAATTAGCTGAATTTGAGTACTCCATTAAACTATCACCACCAAGTTTTGTTGATGAAGAAGAACCTGTAGTTGATGAACTCATAATAACAAAATGTGATCTTTTGTGCCCACCTAATGCTTGACCTGACTGAAAAAACTTCCCACAAAATGGACATTCATGCAATTTTTTATCCACAATATTCTTCACACTAACAAattttttctttgatgatttTTCTTGTAACTCTTCCTCATAGTTTTTGTTCTTGTGAATGGTTTTATGACTACCTAAACCTTGAGAAGTTTTGAACATTTTGTaacaaatcccacattggtagCATTTCTTCCCATTTTGATTTGACTTTCTCCAAACATCTCTTGAAAGCATCATTAAACACAAAGCAATATCTTCTTCACTAGAACTATCTGAAAACAAACTCAATGACCCAACtttttcttcattattttcaaacATTTTTCTACTTCTTTTAGATCTTCTTGATTGGTTTTTTTCCCACTCAGTTTCACTTTCACTATCCAAAAACTCAGGATCTATTATTCTGAAGCTTTTTTTAGGATTTTCTCTCAACCCATAGTAAAAATCTTTCTGTTCCAATATTTGctcttcttgttcttgattttccgATGAACAGAGTGACAGAGTTGACTTGCTCCGGTCGCCGGAATCTTGATTTAACTGTGGAGTCTTaggtggaagtgggagaggtaTTAAATGAGACCTCATGTGACCACCTAAAGCTTTTCCactcaagaatttctttgaaCATAGCTTGCATTTATGCTTCTCCATACTCATAGaacattcaacaacaacaaccacaaaaaAACAGATTAGATCAAAGATTAGTTACTAATCAACATGaagatatatagatacatatgtgtgtatgtataggtttctctctctctctaggacAGAGTTGAGGAAGAGTAGAGTGGGAATGGGAACTTATTAAGGCTATAAGAGGAGCAGGTGACAAGCATTCTGCAACCAAATAGGGATAGTTTGATTCCAAAACTGCTCGAATAAAATTATCTGATTTAGAATTTACTTATTTCTccccgtttcaatttatgtgatattttttatttttttgtatttaaattatgtatattttgactaatactttaaaaaaaaatcatattgacGAGAAATGAAATGTAactttttgtataatttttaaatatctaaattttaattttaaaatattgaattgattcaatccaatccaatccaacTTAACTTCAATATTAGCCAAATTAACTCTCGAAAACAAAAAATAccataaaatttgaaatagAAGAAATACTCCAATGGTTGTGATGTGGTACTGATCAGTAAATAAGAAATTTCAGGTTCGAACCATAAGAATGAAACCTTTAATAGAGAacgttttatttttaaagtaagaCTTTCCAATGAGAATAGATATTATAACCTATTTGGCTAAGAATCGGTGAATACCAAGAGTgctcattttcttttaaaatgtgCTTTTTGGAGTGTTGGCGTATTTGACCAAGTGATTTTGAATAGCAACCAAAATTGTTTTAGttgaaaaaagttatttttcttctaatattaacaaaagtattttttaattaattaatcaaacaaatttGTAATATTTAAAAGTACTTAATCAAAAAACATTCtaacataaaatatttttcataataagcagattttagaaatttaatcaaataAGTTATTCGTCGAGCGAGGCGCAagtgaaaaataagaaagaatttatttatataattttagatAGTTTTTCATCTTTATTTTAATAATAGAGGTAAATGACACTGCTAATttgtgatttgaatattttcatGGGACGGCAAAATGGAGTAATTTAATACTCCAATTTTGAGCAAAGCATGATCATAAGTGGATAAAGAAGGACAACTAACATGCACATGCTGCCTTCTCAGTAGAAacctttcccttttattttcattaattattACTACTTTTTATCTTTATGTTTTTCAGAATGTTGTACGAATCATAAGATATTTGttgctttttcatttttgttaggCTTATATCTTTTTTGTACTTGAAATTGTTAATTACTGGCATATTACTATTAGTTTGTTAGTAACTACAAATGATTAATGTCTAACTACAAATGATTAATGTCTTTGTTTTAACCTTTTTCCAAAGATTTTGTTGCAAAATTTGGATCTTTCTCACTTTTGCCTTTTCCTACTTCCTGAGAAAAGGGAACATGATCACCCGTTTCAGATCTAATTTTTGTCAaattaattctagaaattattttttcttttcatatttatatatggCTCTGAACGTATGTGTATAGACGTATCACACATAGTGCAAGTTGAAGACAAATGttccaaagaaaaaaatcaattaatcaaaagaTTATATATAATCTAACCGTGATAGAATAAAATATTAGTAACTATTTTGTCTAGTTAAATATTTTCTATTCCCTGATACTatgtaaaattattttaaggCATACTATTCACCACAAGATTGGGAGTTAATCTTGCAAATCGTAAGTATTATAACACGAATTTCGAGAACTTTGTTTGGTCATAATAGAAATAAATACATTGTGGATATGGCTGGCTTATGCCATACTAGAAGTCAAATAAACAGTTGGGGTTTGTTGTAACCAAATCAGAAGTCACTGATAATCCTCTTCTTCTCTGTTCCACCTTGCTTTATTTTCGTGTAGAgcaaaaattcaaattcaataacaacaaacccagtgtaatcccaacAAATTtggtctggagagggtagaaTGTATACAAACTTTATTTCTACTTTTGtgaggagaaaaaaataaatcaaatataaAACTGAAAATCACTCTTAACTAAAGGTTTGGATTCGAGTTCAGCgtatagaatttttttaaaagtagtgTTTCCCTCTTTAATGAATTTTAtgcaaaaatacattttaattgAGATATACGAATACCGAACACCAAacacaaaacaagaaaatatatgaaactaacaAAAGAAAGGTTGTTGTGTTCTCTGCTTCCTGATGACTAATTTCATATATGATTACTCGATTTTCATTGTACAAATATCACTGTATTATGGTTTATAACATAAAATACTAGATAGCTTTTTTTATAATAAGAAAGTCacataattttatttaagtatcataaaaaaaaaaaaaacagatttaTTCCCTCTTAGTGATTTATAACTGTGATATTTATGCAAGGTGTAGTTCCTTTTTGGTtacaacaaatataatttacTGAATTAGTGAAATTACATCTATATCGCCAAAAAGAGCTGCTCTAGCTTTAGTGCGCGCTCGgaacttgaaaataaaatattcaaaacaaaagAACTAGGTGCAAAAACATAAATGGTGGTATAATCCTCTgaactgaaagaaagaacttAGATGTCTGCTGGTTTCCCATAGTATTAGACTATTAGTAGATGGAGAATTTGAACTACCTAAGTTTATTGTCCGTGATACAAATTAATGTGTTCTAATCCTTGAGTTTTATTTATCGTGCATCACAGAATCACATGGTTGATTTTGCTTTATCACAATATTCTACAaataatcctttttttttttttctctttccacaTGCAAATGTTTCTCAAAAGATTAATGTGACGGCCAATTTACTTTTACCACAAGGTATTGCATTTGCTCCTCTTCATTTTCGTCAAGTTCAATCTTAGATTAGGGACACATGACATGGATTAGAATTAATaactaagatttaattgaccaAAATAAAGACCTAATCAtgatttacataattaataacttatccataaatatattataatattatctCTCTCTtactattttaattttcctacacaacaaaaatattttactgttaggaaaattaaaatagaaagagagagaaagtactttaatatatttatgaataaGTTATTAACTATGTAAATGATGGTTAGggggttattttagtcaattaaatcttagcaAATAATTGTAACCCATGCCATGTACCGCTAATCTAAGGCAGAACttgagaaaaatggagagacGAAAAATGAAGAGCCCCATCCCATTTTTTCAGTTGCCGTAGGGGAGATCCATATATAATGGAAGGGGAAAAAAGGTTTAAGGCACCAATTTACGGGtgagttgttgttattgttattattattattattattattattattattattattattattgttgttgttgttgttgttgttgaattttcaaTGACTTATTAGCTTCCAACCATTGCTACGAGTTGGAAATTTTAACTCCACCATCCTATTGCACCTTCAAACGACCATAAGTAGTCATTGcatataaggaggaatggattcacataaatttagtaatttttgttcaaatttttatttgtattaaatatttattaaatattagtTAATATTTAATTGTAAGTATTCAGTAATtaaaaaagcaaaagagaaacaaaagtacataaaacaagaaagaataaaAGACATGAGATCACTATGAAAAAATGTGGCGGATGCGGCTGCTCCTCCGTTAATTAGAGGTCTCGAGTTTAAGTTCTGAgtatgaaataatttttggtaGGTTACGCTTCCCTAAATGTGCCCTATGTGGTGCGAATTCAAATGAATCGTCTTGTACGAAATTTTAAATCCGaatagaaaataaagaagacataAGAGCAAATAACAACAAACGTTGCGATGCCATTACGTTTAGCCACGCCGACTGTCACGAAAAAACGTTAAAATCACATAGGTGGTGCTTTTGCTGCATGCCATTTGGCATCTGACTCTGCCTACAGACATccattttattatatatacatataaaataggAACTTTGTTTACTTACGTAATATTTcttccgttttaatttatgtgagcATATTTAATCGGCACGGAATTTAAAATAAACAAGAAGAACTTGTGATGTAAAATAagatacatattttatgtggctataaatcattacATAAAGATAAATTGTTTCAactatgaaaagaagacattcTTTTTAACACggacctaaaaaaaaaatagattcacATTAATTGAAATTGAGGGAGTATAAATTTTCAGCAAACGGATTTTAATTGATATTCTTTGAACAAGAGACAACGATGAAATCAGTCACAAGCCAATTAATATATTTAAATCAACATTAATAAATGCTTTGAGTAAATAAAGATAACTTTAGCTCCACTACTGATAATAAGTGGTacaaaagtgtatatatataagttggttgttaattttccaaaacatattCATGATGGATGTAACTTAGAACCATTGATTATTCTGTGTCATGATAGTAATGTCTTTCCGAGAATTATAGTGGtgttaaagttcatccaaatcCTCAAACTagttttctatttttaattttttttaatttttttttgtttttgttttgaacACTGTCTATACTAGTTGGTCTACCGTGAGTATTGTGAAATACCAAACTTTACTAATTGAACTTCTAAGTTAACTactattaaaatatttgaatgTTACATTTTAATTGAAATACTGATATTCGCAAGCAATATTTTACTTCCCCGAATCTTATTCTAGGTAAAATTCACGTTCAAACATAAGTTTCTTTGGAttcaatatttcaaattttaacttATTGTGAGATTCTTTCATGACTATAGTACGCTGTAGCGGTGTACATGGATCGGATTGATTTgaatttttcaaataccaaaccaaactaattgcgtcgggtttttaaatttataaaccaaaccaaaccaattaaattcgtgtttttcaacttcgggttttctcgggttattccgTTTTTTCGAGTTTTTCGggctttttttcaaaaaagtcttcatacaaagcatatgacttttacttcaaatatttctttagttctagtaagatacaactacaaaactaaggtgtttcttaagaaaataacacaaaatgtgagatgggtGATGACttcgtattaaaatattcaacaaaaaagataataaaatcgattaaaataagtattactaattaataagccataaagaaaatgactttaatctaaatactaagttatgctaaaataagtacggctaataagtattaattacatgacaaagaaaatatattaagtaTGTATTTTTACACTCTAAactaattatgcaaaactacagaatagatatccaacattattgtcattcctagtgttagaattgaatttcttttgttagcattagtgttgagttggttttgatttggactttatttgagttaccaACATCTATggaatataaaacttattggcatttaaaattctaagttcaagtttaaaataatattataaaagacaaaaaactatgaaaaaatttaagcaatatttacaaattacattacaaataaataattttatgtatataatatttttaaaatccaatACACGTAATGTCGCAAGGTTCAATATTTTactaaaatcaaaccaaaccaattatggtcggttttttttttttcaacaccaaacacgtcaaaccaaaccattctTTGGATTTTTTTCTCGAATTTTAACTTTGTCGATTTCTTTCATGACTATAGTACGCTGAATGATTAGATCTGCAAAGTCAATCTTAGTAGGACAAGTTCATAGAAGCCCGCCTCAATTAAACAATTTTAATTATCGTAACCATTAAATGAGGATATCAAATTAATGGATATATTCGTTTGTGTGCAAGTGGCTCGTTAGAGTTGATGATTTCTTATATAATCAAGATTTGATCCTAATTAAAAGAATCTATGTATTCGTGCAAGTGTCTTAGACTTGGCTAGTCTTACGGTCACCCCACAATGTACATCAAAAATAACCGAGTCAAAaattttactccctccgtcacaaaatagtactccctccgtttcattttAAGTGTATTAATTTGATTaggcatgaagtttaagaaataaatagagatttttgaatcttgtggtcctaaattgaagatgtgtgtaatgtactaaaatgtcatttgaatcttgtggttataaatttatcatgtaggatgtttgaattgtcaaattactaaatacagaaagagacactctttttgggacagaccgaaaaagaaagtaagacacttaaattgggacggatggAGTGTCACGTTTCGCTTCTTGAtggtcaatttgactaatcttcaaAGCTAAATCGGAttaattaattcaatattttaagattaaaaatatagatatttaaaaaatattcaaaaagtactataagttgcaattcttctcatatcaatatgatgaaaaaaaaatcttaaaatgtTAGTTAAATTCATATAATTTGATTTTCGGAAGCAAACAAGTATTTGAGATGGATGGAGTACAATTACCCTTGCAATACTGATCGTGccaatatgtataacttaattcAACAATTTAATCTTAAGAGTCACAAATTAAAGTGCAAATCTAGGCACTTGATTGTGGTTAGGTGAATCAGTTCATAAATATACGTGTCTTGTATATATTGACTTGGATATGAACATCAAATGCACTTCAAGTTTGGtggagaaaaggccataaatagtcctTATCTGTTTGTCTTTATACACTTAAcctttaactattcaaaaacttatcaaatttggtctccgtctattttttatataaacaaACATAAACCCATAAACCTCCGTGAGATTAATGTTAAACCATTCCTCAAACtccgtctctctctctctctcccgcTTCTTTTCCCTCATTCATTCtttaacctcaacttttttcctcaagttctctcTCGCTTTTCGTAACCGAAGAAAAACCGACGGAGTCCATcggttttgtaaaaaaaaaaaaaaaaaaaaaaaaaattaaaaaaaccgatgGACTCCCGtcgggtatttttttttttgaaaattaaagaatgaaatgtaGGAACTTGGAATAGAACCCGggtatgttccttggcattaaaaGGCTTTACCACTACAATTCTTTGTtcatatacttacattgatttaatttatcatttataaaaaaatttaaaaaaaaaaaaaaaagcgacggatttattttagaaaataattatattttttctcgtttttaaaaataactatttttgcCAGTAGTGTTTGAGAAGAATTTTTTAAGTTTGTCTTTTTGAATTTCGGAGACTCGAGAATGACACCGATTGCCaaaatgctcttttttttttttttttttttaacaagaggaactcgaggaaaaagaaggagagagagagagacgacTTTAACATAAATCTCACGGAGGTTTATgcgtttgtataaaaaatagacggagatcaaatttgataag
It includes:
- the LOC132069435 gene encoding zinc finger protein ZAT1-like, with protein sequence MSMEKHKCKLCSKKFLSGKALGGHMRSHLIPLPLPPKTPQLNQDSGDRSKSTLSLCSSENQEQEEQILEQKDFYYGLRENPKKSFRIIDPEFLDSESETEWEKNQSRRSKRSRKMFENNEEKVGSLSLFSDSSSEEDIALCLMMLSRDVWRKSNQNGKKCYQCGICYKMFKTSQGLGSHKTIHKNKNYEEELQEKSSKKKFVSVKNIVDKKLHECPFCGKFFQSGQALGGHKRSHFVIMSSSTTGSSSSTKLGGDSLMEYSNSANLPNGFIDLNMPAPLEDNDFSQPDFSAVEFQQEQEVA